A portion of the Chondrinema litorale genome contains these proteins:
- a CDS encoding flavin reductase, with translation MKQSGIDKEMFKEGMSYLTGAVNIVTTDGKGGKGGFTATAVCSVSDTPPTLLVCVNNKTNLADLITENGNFAVNILHAGLEDLSNRFAGYDGVTMEERLLEGNWSTLKTGSPILEDSITSFDCVFDKSIISGTHTVIFGKIVEVKINKEENPLLYFNRSYRTLL, from the coding sequence ATGAAGCAGTCGGGAATTGATAAAGAAATGTTTAAAGAAGGGATGAGTTATCTCACTGGAGCAGTAAATATAGTTACAACGGATGGAAAAGGCGGAAAAGGTGGATTTACTGCCACAGCTGTCTGTTCTGTGTCAGACACACCACCTACCTTACTAGTTTGTGTAAATAATAAAACTAATTTAGCCGATTTAATAACAGAAAATGGAAATTTTGCGGTTAACATACTTCATGCAGGTTTAGAAGATTTATCTAACAGGTTTGCAGGATACGATGGTGTAACAATGGAAGAGCGATTACTCGAAGGGAATTGGTCTACACTTAAAACTGGAAGCCCTATTTTAGAAGATAGCATTACTAGCTTTGACTGTGTGTTTGATAAATCTATAATTTCTGGAACGCATACCGTTATTTTCGGAAAGATCGTTGAGGTAAAAATAAATAAAGAAGAAAATCCACTTTTGTATTTCAACAGAAGTTACAGAACGCTACTATAA
- a CDS encoding VOC family protein, giving the protein MMEIRPFHVAFPVSDLEATHKFYKEVLGCTIGRTSNKWIDFSLFGHQITAHLKPSEIKQADANSVDGKNVPVRHMGVILTMDAWHELANRVKSHNVPFVIEPYIRFKGEPGEQATMFFLDPSGNALEFKAFQRDESIFAT; this is encoded by the coding sequence ATAATGGAGATTAGACCTTTTCATGTAGCTTTTCCTGTAAGTGATTTAGAAGCTACTCATAAGTTTTACAAAGAAGTTTTAGGTTGCACCATCGGAAGAACCTCAAACAAATGGATAGATTTTAGTCTATTTGGCCATCAGATTACTGCGCACTTAAAGCCTTCTGAAATTAAACAAGCAGATGCCAATAGTGTTGACGGAAAAAATGTTCCGGTAAGACATATGGGTGTAATTCTTACAATGGATGCTTGGCACGAACTAGCAAATAGGGTAAAATCTCACAATGTGCCTTTCGTAATAGAACCTTATATCAGGTTTAAAGGGGAACCAGGTGAGCAAGCAACCATGTTTTTCCTAGACCCTAGTGGTAATGCGCTGGAATTTAAGGCATTTCAGAGAGACGAATCTATTTTCGCCACCTGA
- a CDS encoding homocysteine S-methyltransferase family protein encodes MQHNIKDILSKRILVLDGAMGTMIQRYKLEESDFRGELFKDHDHPLKGNNDILSLTRPDVIKEIHAAYFEAGADIAETNTFSSSSIAQADYNMEDQVYAMNKASAELAREVAEEFTKKNPDKPRFVAGSIGPTNKTASISPDINDPGYRAITFDELVKAFREQAEGLVDGGIDFFLVETIIDTLNAKAALYALQELMEDRKQEWPIMVSGTITDASGRILSGQTTEAFLISVSHVPLLSIGLNCALGAKDLRPYLQVLDKEANFFVSAHPNAGLPNEFGAYDQTPEQMAAQIGEFLEEGLVNIIGGCCGTTPDHIKLIAQEAAKHKPRKSHQIEVQ; translated from the coding sequence ATGCAGCATAACATCAAAGACATATTATCAAAAAGAATCCTTGTACTTGATGGTGCAATGGGTACTATGATACAAAGGTATAAATTAGAGGAATCGGATTTTAGAGGTGAACTGTTTAAAGATCATGATCATCCTTTAAAAGGCAATAATGATATTCTTTCTTTAACCAGACCTGATGTAATTAAAGAAATACATGCCGCTTATTTTGAAGCCGGAGCTGATATTGCAGAAACCAATACTTTTTCAAGCAGCTCAATAGCACAAGCAGATTATAACATGGAAGATCAGGTCTATGCTATGAATAAAGCCTCTGCTGAACTTGCAAGAGAAGTTGCTGAAGAATTCACGAAGAAAAACCCAGATAAACCCCGTTTTGTCGCAGGTTCTATTGGTCCAACCAACAAAACTGCTTCCATCTCGCCAGACATAAATGATCCTGGATATAGAGCCATTACTTTTGATGAACTAGTAAAAGCATTTAGAGAGCAGGCAGAGGGTCTAGTTGATGGAGGAATAGACTTCTTTCTAGTAGAGACTATTATAGACACCTTAAATGCCAAAGCTGCTCTTTATGCATTACAAGAATTAATGGAAGACAGAAAGCAAGAATGGCCAATTATGGTTTCAGGAACAATAACTGATGCCAGTGGTAGAATTCTTTCAGGTCAGACAACAGAAGCATTTCTTATATCTGTTTCGCATGTTCCATTATTAAGCATTGGCTTAAACTGTGCTTTAGGAGCCAAAGATTTGAGACCTTATTTACAGGTTTTAGACAAAGAAGCAAACTTTTTTGTGAGTGCTCACCCTAATGCAGGATTACCTAATGAGTTTGGCGCTTACGATCAAACTCCTGAACAAATGGCTGCTCAAATAGGTGAGTTCCTCGAAGAAGGCTTAGTAAACATTATTGGTGGTTGCTGTGGTACAACACCAGACCACATTAAACTGATAGCTCAGGAAGCTGCAAAACATAAACCTAGAAAATCACATCAAATAGAAGTTCAATAA
- the metH gene encoding methionine synthase codes for MTYQLKNIPPLKLSGLEPLVITPSSNFINIGERTNVTGSRKFLKLIREENYEDALSVALDQVRGGAQVLDVNMDEGMLNGKEAMVKFLNLIAAEPEISRIPIMIDSSKWEIIEAGLKVVQGKCIVNSISLKNGEEEFIEQASKIKKYGAAAIIMAFDENGQADNYERRIEICARSYKVLAEKVKFPVQDIIFDPNIFPVATGMEEHRQNALDFFNATKWIKENLPGAKVSGGVSNVSFSFRGNNPVREAMHSAFLYHAINNGMDMGIVNPTMLEVYDEIPKDLLEKVEDVLLDRRDDATEQLLEFAETVKGKAKTKVQDNSWREGPVEERLAHALVKGIIDHIDEDTEEARQKYDRPLHVIEGPLMDGMNIVGDLFGSGKMFLPQVVKSARVMKKAVAYLMPYMEEEKALLKQQGGAELKSAPKILMATVKGDVHDIGKNIVGVVLACNSFEIVDLGVMVPADKIIKKAIEEKVDAIGLSGLITPSLDEMVHVAKEMEHEGLNIPLLIGGATTSRIHTAVKIEPHYSGSVVHVIDASRSVPVASALTGENEEIKQREINKFKDEYEVLREDHAKRQGAKSYISLEDARANKTKIDWETQKIVKPSFLGTKVFENYSIEELTKYFDWTPFFQSWELAGKYPKILKDPIVGKEAKKLLDDAQAMVAKIVAEKSFKANGVIGFFPANAISDDDMAVYKYDAETSKENRSETITVLHHLRQQNKKSAKTNNLCLNDYIAPVESNKADYIGAFVVTIHGAEELAKKFEADLDDYNSIMVKALADRFAEAFAERLHERVRTDFWGYVPEEHLENDDLIKEQYVGVRPAPGYPACPDHQEKTALFNLLDAEGSTGVKLTENFAMAPAASVSGWYFANANSKYFGLGKITKDQVEDYAKRTGKSIEETERWLGSVLSY; via the coding sequence ATGACTTATCAATTAAAAAATATACCTCCATTAAAGCTAAGTGGTCTGGAACCATTGGTAATTACACCATCTTCCAACTTTATAAATATTGGAGAAAGAACCAATGTAACAGGTTCAAGAAAGTTTCTAAAACTTATTCGTGAAGAAAACTACGAAGATGCACTTTCAGTTGCGCTTGATCAAGTAAGAGGAGGTGCACAGGTTTTAGATGTGAACATGGATGAGGGAATGCTTAATGGTAAAGAAGCCATGGTTAAGTTTCTGAACCTGATTGCTGCTGAACCAGAAATTTCCCGTATTCCAATAATGATCGATTCATCTAAATGGGAGATTATAGAAGCAGGTTTAAAGGTAGTTCAGGGAAAATGTATCGTAAACTCCATCAGTTTAAAAAACGGAGAAGAAGAGTTTATTGAGCAAGCTTCTAAAATAAAGAAATATGGTGCCGCAGCAATTATTATGGCATTTGATGAGAATGGTCAGGCAGATAATTACGAAAGAAGAATAGAAATATGTGCAAGGTCTTATAAAGTACTTGCAGAAAAAGTGAAATTCCCAGTACAAGACATCATATTCGATCCCAACATATTTCCTGTGGCTACCGGAATGGAAGAACACAGACAAAATGCGTTGGACTTTTTTAATGCCACCAAATGGATTAAAGAAAACCTTCCGGGAGCAAAAGTAAGCGGTGGTGTAAGTAATGTGTCATTCTCTTTTAGAGGTAACAATCCTGTAAGAGAAGCCATGCACTCTGCTTTCTTATATCATGCTATCAACAATGGAATGGACATGGGTATCGTGAATCCAACCATGTTGGAAGTATATGACGAAATCCCAAAAGACCTGCTCGAAAAAGTAGAAGATGTGCTGCTTGATAGAAGAGATGATGCTACTGAGCAACTTTTAGAGTTTGCAGAAACTGTGAAAGGTAAAGCAAAAACAAAAGTTCAAGATAATAGCTGGAGAGAAGGACCAGTAGAAGAAAGACTGGCACATGCACTGGTAAAAGGTATTATTGATCATATTGATGAGGATACAGAAGAAGCCAGGCAAAAATACGACAGACCACTTCATGTAATTGAAGGGCCACTTATGGATGGGATGAACATTGTTGGAGATTTATTTGGCTCTGGTAAAATGTTCTTACCTCAAGTTGTTAAAAGTGCTAGAGTAATGAAAAAAGCTGTAGCCTATCTTATGCCTTATATGGAAGAAGAAAAGGCATTACTCAAACAACAAGGTGGCGCAGAGCTAAAATCAGCACCAAAGATTTTAATGGCAACAGTAAAAGGTGATGTACACGACATTGGGAAAAATATTGTAGGTGTTGTTCTTGCTTGTAACAGTTTTGAAATTGTTGATTTGGGTGTAATGGTTCCCGCAGATAAAATCATCAAAAAAGCAATTGAAGAAAAAGTAGACGCCATAGGATTAAGTGGCTTAATTACTCCTTCGCTCGATGAGATGGTACATGTTGCCAAAGAGATGGAACATGAAGGATTGAACATACCACTATTAATCGGTGGAGCAACTACTTCAAGAATACATACAGCAGTTAAAATTGAACCACACTATTCTGGTTCTGTAGTACACGTTATCGATGCTTCGCGAAGTGTACCTGTTGCCTCTGCCCTCACTGGTGAAAATGAAGAAATTAAGCAAAGAGAGATTAATAAGTTTAAGGATGAATATGAGGTTTTACGTGAAGACCATGCTAAAAGGCAGGGAGCAAAATCTTATATTTCTTTAGAAGATGCCAGAGCCAACAAAACAAAAATTGATTGGGAAACTCAAAAAATAGTAAAACCAAGCTTTTTAGGCACCAAAGTATTTGAGAATTATAGCATAGAAGAATTAACCAAATATTTTGACTGGACTCCATTCTTCCAATCTTGGGAGTTGGCTGGCAAATATCCTAAAATTCTTAAAGACCCGATAGTTGGCAAAGAAGCAAAAAAACTACTGGATGATGCCCAAGCAATGGTTGCAAAAATTGTAGCTGAAAAAAGTTTTAAAGCAAATGGGGTAATCGGGTTCTTCCCTGCCAATGCCATTTCTGATGACGATATGGCTGTTTACAAGTATGATGCTGAAACGAGTAAAGAAAATAGAAGCGAGACAATTACAGTTTTACATCACTTAAGGCAGCAAAATAAAAAATCTGCTAAAACCAATAACCTCTGTTTAAACGACTATATAGCACCAGTTGAAAGTAATAAAGCTGATTATATCGGGGCATTTGTTGTTACAATACATGGGGCAGAAGAATTGGCTAAGAAATTCGAAGCTGATTTAGACGATTACAATAGCATTATGGTAAAAGCCTTAGCCGACAGATTTGCAGAGGCTTTTGCAGAAAGATTGCACGAAAGAGTGAGAACAGACTTTTGGGGATATGTACCAGAAGAACACTTAGAAAATGACGATCTTATAAAAGAACAATACGTTGGTGTTCGCCCTGCTCCTGGATACCCTGCTTGTCCAGATCATCAAGAAAAAACGGCTTTGTTCAATCTGCTAGATGCAGAAGGCAGTACAGGTGTAAAACTTACCGAGAACTTCGCGATGGCACCAGCCGCATCTGTTAGTGGATGGTACTTTGCCAATGCAAACTCCAAATATTTTGGTTTAGGTAAAATTACTAAAGATCAGGTGGAAGATTATGCAAAACGCACAGGCAAATCTATAGAAGAAACAGAAAGATGGTTAGGTAGTGTTTTATCCTACTAA
- a CDS encoding SusD/RagB family nutrient-binding outer membrane lipoprotein, whose product MKKDINRYIQYIFILIVSIISSCESGFEEENIDPNNPTSVPTAYLMSSAQRSLITNFFGRNTSWGIDQLGMRYMQMWANTLYTSEDRYEYIELNFQSFYNGGLADLEEIIKLNSDEETKDHALASGANANQIAVAKILKAWTFQKMTDVWGDIPYSEALKGIEIPSPAYDEQSAIYSDLIAELDEATSMIDFDGETISGDLIYGGNMEYWKLFAQSLKLRIGMRMSKVDPTTAQATVSAAINAGVFTSIDQDAKFVYLSASPNNGPWNESFYNGTPTLAVATTIIDKMLELEDPRIELFAQKAVEGNAYIGMPYGVTAAVAGSITNNQVSLPGLKIVEATNPAILITYSEVLFIQAEAAAYGWISGDPETLYKEAITASMESWGIGADAITTYLESDMIAYDVSNSLKSIGEQKWIAFYMQGLEAWSSWRRLGYPELIPAPDAVENRDIPRRRGYPTAETSLNQANYQVAVERQGPDLLETRIWWDVE is encoded by the coding sequence ATGAAAAAAGATATTAATAGATACATCCAATATATTTTTATTCTAATAGTAAGTATTATTTCTTCATGTGAAAGTGGGTTTGAAGAAGAAAATATTGACCCGAATAATCCTACATCTGTACCCACAGCATATCTAATGAGTAGTGCACAGCGCAGTTTAATCACTAATTTTTTTGGTCGAAATACTTCATGGGGGATAGATCAACTTGGCATGAGATACATGCAAATGTGGGCCAATACACTTTATACATCTGAAGATAGATACGAATACATTGAACTTAATTTTCAGTCTTTTTACAATGGTGGATTGGCTGATCTTGAAGAAATTATAAAGCTCAATTCAGACGAAGAAACAAAAGATCATGCTCTAGCATCTGGTGCAAATGCAAACCAAATAGCGGTAGCAAAAATTCTAAAAGCTTGGACATTCCAAAAAATGACGGATGTATGGGGAGATATTCCTTATAGCGAAGCTTTAAAAGGAATTGAGATTCCATCACCAGCTTATGATGAGCAAAGTGCGATTTATTCCGACTTAATTGCAGAACTCGACGAAGCCACTTCTATGATAGATTTTGATGGCGAAACAATTTCTGGTGATTTGATATACGGTGGTAATATGGAGTATTGGAAATTGTTTGCACAGTCTCTCAAGCTTCGTATAGGAATGCGCATGTCAAAAGTAGATCCAACTACTGCACAGGCAACTGTAAGTGCTGCAATAAATGCAGGAGTTTTTACCAGTATCGATCAAGATGCAAAATTTGTATACCTAAGTGCTTCTCCTAATAATGGCCCTTGGAATGAAAGTTTTTATAATGGAACGCCTACTCTGGCAGTGGCTACAACTATTATCGATAAGATGCTAGAACTAGAAGACCCTCGTATAGAACTGTTTGCTCAAAAAGCTGTAGAGGGCAATGCTTATATCGGAATGCCTTATGGAGTAACAGCTGCAGTTGCTGGAAGTATTACAAACAACCAAGTTTCTTTGCCGGGGCTTAAAATTGTTGAAGCGACCAATCCGGCCATATTAATCACCTATTCAGAAGTATTATTTATCCAAGCTGAGGCGGCAGCTTATGGCTGGATTTCTGGCGATCCGGAAACATTATACAAAGAAGCTATAACCGCATCTATGGAAAGTTGGGGAATTGGAGCTGATGCTATCACTACTTATTTAGAGAGTGACATGATTGCATACGATGTCAGTAATTCTTTAAAGTCAATTGGAGAACAAAAGTGGATAGCTTTTTATATGCAGGGTTTAGAGGCATGGTCGTCTTGGAGAAGATTAGGCTATCCAGAATTAATTCCTGCACCAGATGCTGTTGAGAATCGAGATATTCCGAGACGTAGAGGCTATCCAACCGCAGAAACATCTTTAAACCAAGCAAATTATCAGGTAGCAGTTGAAAGGCAAGGCCCCGATTTGCTAGAAACCAGAATTTGGTGGGATGTTGAATAA
- a CDS encoding DUF4178 domain-containing protein, whose amino-acid sequence MAFGFFKKKKKEEENRLHYDPTNIHIRDIRKNFILDYDLKTWEVEAEYEYDWGNEYFTYEYKLVCADDAVYLYVEEDDDLYLTISRKISFGKLGEDVEDSLRDKGRPPKIINYDDKTFYRESERPGYFKNVESQGESEEFVNWEYVDESEEWVLNIEQWDEEAYEASIGKFVDASSFSNILPA is encoded by the coding sequence ATGGCTTTCGGATTTTTTAAAAAGAAAAAGAAGGAAGAAGAAAATCGCCTTCATTATGACCCAACAAATATTCATATCAGGGATATTAGAAAAAACTTCATATTAGATTATGATTTAAAAACTTGGGAGGTAGAAGCAGAATATGAATATGATTGGGGGAACGAATACTTTACCTACGAATATAAATTGGTTTGCGCAGATGATGCAGTATATTTATATGTAGAAGAAGATGACGATCTTTACCTTACCATCTCCAGAAAAATTAGTTTTGGTAAATTGGGTGAAGATGTTGAAGATTCTCTTAGAGACAAAGGCCGTCCTCCAAAAATCATCAATTACGATGACAAAACTTTCTATAGAGAAAGTGAAAGACCTGGATACTTTAAAAATGTAGAATCTCAGGGAGAGTCTGAGGAGTTTGTAAACTGGGAGTATGTTGATGAATCTGAAGAGTGGGTTCTAAACATTGAACAATGGGACGAAGAGGCTTACGAAGCTTCTATTGGCAAGTTTGTAGATGCATCATCATTTAGTAACATTCTTCCTGCGTAA